The Oncorhynchus mykiss isolate Arlee chromosome 8, USDA_OmykA_1.1, whole genome shotgun sequence genome includes the window gtccgtaatatttttcaagccctgccacaactGAGCCGGTGTAGTCGCTGGTGTGGTAGGATTCAAACTTAGTCCTGTATTgttgctttgcctgtttgatggttcatctgagggcatagctggatttctaataagtgtccggattagggtcccgctccttgaaagcgggagctctagcctttagctcggtgcagatgttgcctgtaacccatggcttctggttgggcaatgtacatacggtcactgttcGGACGACGTCGCcgatgtacttattgatgaagctgaggtggtatacttctcaatgccattggatgaattccAGAACatatgtgctagcaaaacagccctgtagcatagcatccgcgtcatctcaccacttccgtattgagtgagtcactggtactacttgcttttagtttttgcttgtaagcaggttTCAGGAGGATAGAATAATGGTCAGATTTCCCAAatgaagggcgagggagagctttctatgcgtctctgtgtgtggagtaaaggtggtctagagttagTTCTTTTCACCTTctgtttgcacatgtgacatgttggtagaaattaggtaaaacagatttaagtttgcctgcattgaagtccacggccactaggagtgccgattatggccttatacagctcgttgagtgcggtcttagtgccaacatcagtttgtggtggtaaatagatggctacgaataatatagattagaactctcttggtagatagtgtggtctacagcttatcataaggtactctacctcaggcgatcAATACCTTGAGACATCTTTAAtgttagacattgcgcaccagcagttattgacaaatagacacacactcccacccctcatcttaccagacatagctgctctgtcctgccaatGCACGGAGAAGCCAGacagctctatattatctgtgtcgtcgttcagccaagtctcggtgaaacataagatattacagtttctaatgtcccgttggtaggatagtcttaatccTAGATCGTCCCGTTTGTTTTCTagtgattgcacattggccaataatacggagggaagtggtggtttacctactcGTCGGCAAGTTCTTACAAGGCACCCTGCCCTGTAAGAATTCATTAACATGGGCTCAGTAATAGGTGTGCAGTCAAACACTGAGtggaaacatttgatctcaaaaaTGGTTTAATACTGTGTCTTTCAATCCAAGCACTTTTCTAAGAGAGACGGTACAGCTTCGCCAAATAGATTAAGGGGCGTTTTATTGAGGATGCAATTACCTATAGGTTTTAACAAAAAAGAGGAAGGAAATACTGCAGAGAGAAATGGAAACCATGTTTTTTCTTAGTCAAACATTGGCTGTTATTTTCTAAGAACTTAACCAAAAAAATGTGAATGGTTAGCTTATAGCTCTTCTGTTGGTTATTGCAAATGATATTTAATCTGCCTGGAAACACAATATTAGACTGGTTAAGCATGAGAGATATGCCACCTCAGACCAGAAAGCCCGAGTGAGAAATAAGGAGTGATGAAAAATGGTTTCAAGCTCTAGGCCAATAAGACTGTAAAGGGTGATGGCGGTCTGCTGTTCCTATGAATAGCCCGGCGCAGCAGGGTGGTAGGCAGCCAAAATAGCCAAATTCCCCCAGTAAAAAGTAATGACGTCCATAGACTGGCTGCATCAGCACCACAGAATAGCAAGGGCATCATTTGTTTCCATGGCAACATTGACATAGGCTGTGACGCAAGAGCAGGTGAATGAATGgggcggggaggggggggggggggatgcgtGGGTGGTGAATGGAGGATcgggcagtatgtgtgtgtgattgtgtgtgtgtttattggtgAGAGACAATCTCCAGATTTACATCTTCCAGCATTCTTCAGAATATTATACATTAAAAATACATATGGTTAGGATGTCATCAATTAAAATATGTTCCTTTAGTGAAATCATCTCCCTTTGATGTCTCTTTCTTGGAATAGATTACTCAAACCAACCAAACGTTTCCTATTTTGTCAGAAACAACTGCCTTTTTTCTTTATTCATCCAGAATCAGCATGGCATTTAAAATCAGGCTAGAATGTATGAGTCATGTCCCGAAACAGGGGTGTGGCCTGAACACAAACCATGTTATTATGGTGAACAGATATCAACATGGGAGTGCCTTTATTATCAAATTCAATTAATGGATTCATATTTTGCTTTACATATGTGATAAAGCTGAGAAGATAGCTGAAGTGAGATGTAACAAACAACATTTCCCTTTTTTGTAATGAAGTTTATAAATGGCTAAATGCAAACCCTATCAGGTCCTATGAATTTAAAGGCCTCTACAGCTGACATTGCTCTATTCTGCTGAACCTGTCCTCATTTTGGAAGTTgggattttttaaatattatttacattttattatatGCAAAGTGCCAATGTTACCAAATGAAGAGATTATAAATGCATGAGGAAAATACATCTGATAGTGAAAAGAAAACTTGAAATGCCTTATAAATACAAACATTTATTAATATACATTTGCTATCTTCTGGCTTTAGACAGACTTTACAAATTGATCATCGCATGTGTCATTTCAACAATAGGCAAAGAAAATTAGTCAAGCCAATAAACTCAGGAGAATGAACTATGGGAGCATGCATGCAGGGTCAGCTCTAGCATTTTGGGGGCCCTGGGCAAGATTTGGTTGGGTACCCCCCCACCTTGCGGCAAAACAAGTTTTAAAGATAATTGGGCacagagaaaatgttgcaatttcataacaaatttcatgcaattctactaatttTGCCATGGAACAGAGATATTTGTTTtctcagttttaaagctaatttcctgcaattctacacattttgccatgacttatgccatgttcatatgatatctgagtgagaatgactaacaaaatgatcggccatgattactacaagtttagatagctggctagactaactaccaatctcaaaattgttagctgacaaagggaagcccagcctcgagctacccagtgacacaagcctattAGACTAGCTAAATTACTTCCATGCacacttcaaggcaagcaacactgaagcatgcataagagcaccagctgtggcggacgactgtgtgatcacgctatccgtagtcgatgtgagtaagacctttaacagATCAAcaattcacaaggccgcaggacaAGACGGAtgaccaggacgtgtactcagagtatacgctgaccaactggcaagtgtcttcactgacattttcaacctgtccctgacctacatgcagactaccatagtccccgtgcccaagaatgccaaggtaacctgcctaaatgactaccgacccgtaacactcacgtctgtagccatgaagtactttgtaaggctggtaatggctcacatcaacaccatcatcacagaaaccccagacccactccaattcgcatgacgccccaacagatccacaaatgacgcaatctctattgtactccacactgcccttttccacctggacaaaattaaCCCCTACatgagaattctgttcattgattacagctcagcattcaacaccatagtgcccttaaagctcattactaagctaaggaccctagaACTAAACTCCTCCCTCTGCATCTGGATCCTGGAATTCCAATTGGCTGCcccaaggtggtaagggtaggcaacaacacacctgccacgctgatcttcagcatggtggcccctcaggggtgcgtgctcagtcccctcctgtactccctgttcacccacgactctgTGGCCAAGCACGACACCATCTTTAAGTTTGttgatgacacaacggtggtaggtctgatcaccgacaagcttcctgccatccaggacctctataccaggaggtgtcagaggaaggccctaaaacttgtcaaggactccagccaccctcgTCATAGGCTGGACCTAAGTCTATGTCCAAAATGCTCCTtaagagcttctacccccaagccacaagactgatGAACAGTCAAATGACTACTCTATTTACATTATCCGCCCCTTTTTTTAAAaactctgctgctactcgctgtttattatctatgcatagtcactttacacatTACCTAcattgacagtcactcaattatccatgtcaaatcaaattgtatttgtcacttgTGCCGAATAAAACAAGTGTAgacattaccgtgaaatgcttacttacaagcccttaaccaacgatgcagttttaagaaaaataagttaaGAAATGATTTACTAAATAATCTAAAGTAGAAGAAAATAGGTAACACAATCAAagaacaatagcgaggctatttacagggggtgcCGGCActaagtcaatgtgcggggtacaagcatctccaatcccaaattaaatctagaatcggcttcctatttcgcaaaaaaagcatccttcactcatgctgccgaacataacctcgtaaaactgagagcatacaggtcgcagtggtgggtagtatatgggtctttggtgacaaaacggattgcactgtgatagatggcattcaatttgctgagtggagtgttggaggctatattgtaaatgacatcgccgaagtcgaggaacggtaggatagtcagttttactagggtatgcttggcagcatgagtgaaggatgctttttttgcgaaataggaagccgattctagatttagttttggattggagatgcttaatgtgggtctggaaggagagtttacagttaaccagacacctaggtttttgtagttgtccacatattctaggtcagaaccttccagagtagtgatgctggacgggcgggcaggtgtagGCAGCGATCGGTAGGTAAAGCACCTTCCTTATctaagctcactggtcaccatagcagcacccacctgtggcacgcgctccagcaggtatattgcactggtcatccccaaagccaacacttactttggccgcctttccttccagttctgccaatgactggaacgaattgcaaaaatcactgaagctggagattcatatctccctcactaactttaagcatcagctgttagagcagcttaCAGGACATTGCACCTGcccatagcccatctgtaaaaagcccacccagctacctcatccccatattgttatttatttatttgctcctttgcaccctagtatccctacttgcacattcctcttctgctcatctatcactccggagtttaattgctaaattgtaattatttgaccactatggcctatttattgccttacctccctaatcttatttcatttgcacacactgtatatagacttttctattgtgttttgactgtacttttgtttattccatgggTAACTCTGTGTttatgtcgcactgctttgctttatcttggccaggtctcagttgtaaatgagaacttgttctcaactagcctatgtggttaaataaaggtgaaataaaaaaaataaaaacaggttagtcgaggtaattgaggtcattTGTATGTGACTGACAAAACAAGAGAGAAACTGCCAAATGATGCCATCCTGATGTATTCTACTATTGTTACTCTCAATAGCAAATTGCGTTGCTAAATTActcatatttttttgtttgtattttatttatctaTTGGGTTGGTGGCCTTGATTGGTCGAGAGAGCCGGCCCTGCATGCATGCCATTCCAGTAGATGGCGATAGACCGCAGGATGTTGAGGTGTATGTACAGTGTTGTCAAAGCGTCGAAGAAAGAACGAGAACGCTTGAGCTCCTGCAAAAATAACGAATCAATAGATAGCGAAAGAGAACCGAGGAGGAATTCTCAACTCAACGGCGTTAAGAAATAATTGATGAAATCTTTGCAGAATTTACAATAACTCACAAATTATGGCGACTAAAAGCACGGTAATAGTGACAGGTAATTAATTTATGTAAATTGCGGATAGTTTGCTGTCAGTTTTCACCAAACTGTTGATTGAAATTAGTTGCCTGCACTATTTGAGCCATAAGAATAACCATTTTAGGTTTGAATGACTTTAACCTATAATGTTGTTTCTACACCTTGAAAACTAAATTATTTTTAAACTACTGTACAGTATTGTCATCTTCCATTCAGgaaatgtctgtctgtcagatagCCGACGAAACTCAACTCCGTGATGAAGCAGAAGAGCAAACCAACCAATGACAAGCATATCAAGACAGAGGCGGCAATGTAGTCATTCAGCCATTCATGGAGACATTGTTGCGGTGTGATACTCCTGTGAATTATGTATTGACAAGAAGTCTGGTCTTCTCCTATACAACTAAAATGAAAATTATAGCAGCCTATAGTGTCACCTCATCTATAAAACCCATACACTGATTGGCATATATTGTTTGACAATTGACTGTAGGTGTCAGCTGTTGTAATGGATAATATTTAACTTGATCTAACCTTTAGACTTTGAATGAAGAGTCTTGCCACTCTCATTTACATAGGCCTAGAGTGATAAAGCAGCCAGCTATAAAAACAGTGTTTCCCACCGGCGTTGGGGTATACTGGTGTTGCTATGCGATGACTTTAAAAGGCTATCAATatcatctgttttttttttagggtTTGAACCTTTTGGAGATCACACCATCAATGCTAGCTGGGTGGCAGTACAGGTACGTGAGTTCGAGTGCTCTGCAAGGcgctgtcacggttttctgtatgtgaaggagagtcggaccaaaatgcggcgtgtagattgcgatccatgtttaataaacaaacgtaaaacacgaatcgatacaaacactacaaaacaatgaacgtaacgaaaaccgaaacagccctatctggtgaaaacacagagacaggaacaatcacccacaaacacacagtgaaacccaggctacctaaatatggttcccaatcagagacaatgactaacacctgcctctgattgagaaccatatcaggccagacatagaaatagacaaactagacaatcaacatagaatgcccacccagctcacgtcctgaccaacactaaaacaaggaaaacacacacgaacgatggtcagaacgtgacaggcgcATCATTGCATCATTAGGAGGTCTAAACTTATTGGTAACACTGATTGCACGTGTACATCAGTAAGTAGTAACACTGCTATTATTTAGTAGCAAAATTGTATCACATGAAATGTAATTTAGTAATTACATAGTAACACTGTTATTATTTAGTAACACAGTTGTATAACATTAAATGTAATTACATAGTAATGGAGTTTAGCGTTTTTCTTTATTACACAAGTGGAATAAAGAATAGCACAAATACCTATTTAACAATGTGTGAATGTTGTTACTACAGTTATTAGTGTTATCACGGCACACTACACAGGTATAAAATCAACAGGTTTTTAAAACAATGATGCACAACTCAAGAGGTATAATAAAGCTTTAGCAAATCAAATTGGTTTTGTGGTTTCTCGCACCCTTCCTGTTTCCTCTGTGTACAGGAACTGGAGCGGTTAGGCTTGGCTCAGAATGTGGATCTGCACATCTGTGAGGTGCCAGTGGAGTACCAGGCAGTTCAAAGTCTGCTTCCATCTCTATGGAAACAGCACCAGCCACAGGTAGCCAAAAGAAATCATAGCAAGAGTCAAGTGTTGTTCCTcacttttatatttatttatggcATGGTATAAAAGCCCTGACAGTCTGCACACTTACTGTATGACATACAGTAGGCTATTTATTTCTACTGTATGATGTAAACATAATGACATCATTTATTGCCTTTATTGATATTACTCAGTATCTCATGTTACAGTGAATACAATAATCTCTTTAAATTCCCGCTAACAACCCCCACCCCACACATCCTCTTCTCCGCTGGTCAACAGTTGGTGGTCCATGTCGGAGTCTCTGGCATAGCCACCACGGTCACCTTGGAGAAATGTGGCCGCAACCACGGCTACAAGCGGGTGGACAACTGCAGCTTCTGTCCAGACTCTCAGTGCTGTATGGAGGGGGGCCCTGAATGCATCGATTCAGTCATAGACATGGACCTGGTATGCAAGAGGGTCAACTCCTCAAGGCTGGGTGTGGCAGTGTCGGTATCAAAGGACGCCGGCCGGTGAGTGATGTGCTAGACTCTACTCTCAATCAACCAATCATACTGTATACatctggctcttctttggacactgtgctaacaaacctccaaacgagcttcaacgccatacaacactccttctgtggcctccaactgcttttaaatgctagtaaaaccaagtGCATGATTCTCAACCGATTGCTGCTCGCACcctcctgcccgactagcatcactactctggatggttctgacttagaatatgtggacagctacaaatacctaggtgtctggttagactgtaaactatccttccagactcacattaagcatctccaatccaaaattaaatctagaatcggcttcctatttcgcaaaaaaagcctccttcactcatgccgccaaacataccctcgtaaaactgactatcctaccgatccttgacttcggcgatgtcatttacaaaatagcccccaacactctattcagcaaattggatgcagtctatcacagtgccatccgttttgttaccaaagccccatatactacccacaactgcgacctgtatgctttcgTTGGCTGGCCCGCACTatatatccgtcgccaaacccactggctccgggtcatctataagtctttgctaggtaaatccccgccttatctcagctcagtggtcaccatagcaatacccacccgtagcacgcgctccagcaggtatattgcactggtcatccccaaagccaacacttcctttggcctcctttccttccagttctttgctgccaatgactggaacgaattgcaaaaatctctgaagctggagtcttatacagtggggcaaaaaaatatttagtcagccaccaattgtgcaagttctcccacttaaaaagatgagagaggcctgtaattttcatcataggtacacttcaactatgacagacaaaatgagaaaaaaaatccagaaaatcacattgttggatttttaatgaatttatttgcaaattatggtggaaaataagtatttggtcacctacaaacaagcaagatttctggctctcacagacctgtaacttcttctttaagatgctcctctgtcctctactcgttacctgtattaatggcacctgtttgaacttgttatcagtataaaagacacctgtccacaacctcaaacagtcacactccaaactccactatggccaagatcaaagagctgtcaaaggacaccagaaacaaaattgtagacctgcaccaggctttgaagactgaatttgcaataggtaagcagcttggtttgaagaaatcaactgtgggagcaattattaggaaatggaagacatagaagaccactgataatctctctcgatctggggctccacgcaagatcacaccccttggggtcaaaatgatcacaagaacagtgggcaaaaatcccagaaccacacggggggacctagtgaatgccctgcagagagctgggaccaaagtaacaaagcctaccatcagtaacacactacgccgccagggactcaaatcttgcagtgccagacgtgtccccctgcttaatccagtacatgtccaggcccgtctgaagtttgctagagtgcatttggatgatccagaagaagattgggagaatgtaatatggtcagataaaaccaaaatataactttttggtaaaaactcaactcgtcgtgtttggaggacaaagaatgctgagttgcatccaaagaacaccatacctactgtgaagcatgggggtggaaacatcatgctttggggtgtttttctgcaaagggaccaggacgactgatacgtgtaaaggaaagaatgaatggggccatgtatcgtgagattttgagtgaaaacctccttccatcagcaagggcattgaagatgaaacgtggctgggtctttcagcatgacaatgatcccaaacacaccgcccgggcaacgaaggagtggcttcgtaagaagcatttcaaggtcctggagtggcctagccagtctccagatctcaaccccatagaaaatctttggagggagttgaaagtccgtgttgcccagcaacagccccaaaacatcactgctctagaggagatctgcatggaggaatgggccaaaataccagcaacagtgtgtgaaaaccttgtgaagacttacagaaaacttttgacctctgtcattgccaacaaagggtatataacaaagtattgagaaacttttgttattgatcaaatacttattttccaccataatttgcaaataaattcattaaaaatcctacaatgtgattttctagattttttattctcattttgtctgtcattagttgaagtgtacctatgatgaaaattacaggcctctctcatatttttaagtgggagaacttgcacaattggtggctgactaaatacttttttgccccactgtatctccctctctaactttaagcatcagctagctgtctgagcagcttaccgatcactgtacctgtacacagccaatctgtaaatagcacacccgactacaTCATcgccatattattacttaccctttTGCTCTTTTTCACcccagtgtctctacttgcacatcatcatctgcacatctatcactccagtattaatgcttaATTGCAATTATTCCCccctctagggcctatttattgcctacctctctactcttctacattagcacacatagatttttctattattttttattttgtgttattgactatacgtttgtttatgtgtaacagtgtgttgtttttgtcgcactgctttgctttatcttggccaggttgtagttgtaaatgagaacttgttctcaactggtctacctggttaaataaaggtgaaataaaaaaataaataaaaaatactgcaCTATTTATGATCCCTTACTTTTTTTCAATGAAACtccattaaagggatagtttactcAAATTACAAATGTATTCTATCTAGGAACATCCAAATCTGTAATTGTAGCATACTTTTTAGGTATTGATAAGATAGTGCTATGCCAAAATTTGGGTGGTGTATGCCTTTATAATCTGAATTTCTCATTTTAGTTTCTGCTTCAGAAATCCTATTCACCTGAATGGCAAATCCATTGATTCTGATAAAAGCTAATGCCTCTTTTTATCTATCTTACCCTAACTcaacctctgtccctgtcagATACCTATGTGACTACACCTACTACACGTCACTGTACCTGGGGAAGGGCAGGTCAGCGTTCGTTCACGTTCCTCCTCTGGGGAAGCCCTACAATGCCCAGGACCTAGGCAGAGCCTTGCAGGCCATAGTGGGGGAGATGCTGGAGCTTGTGGGTCAAGCTGAGGGTGATGACCATCACCGCCACCACTGCAGCCACCAGCACCATCAGCATGCTCACTAAAGAAAGACTTCCGGTGACCTTTGTCCTCAACTCACTGCTGCTGTCCTCAATGGACAGATAAAGCACTTAAAACATAATCAGCATCTACCCATGGTAGTCTGGGGAGCGTTAGTTAAAGAGAGGGGCATCGGCACTCCACTGTTGTAGAAACTAGAGAAAGGAAGAGTATGTGAATAAACATAGGCAGAGCCATGGCTCTATCCATGGATAGTATATCTATGGCTCTGGGTGTGGATGTTTGACTGCATTTCACAAACAAGAGTAATGGTCCAATGAACGGTGCTGTAGATGAGAGAAACATCTTTGTGTATCCAGTGTGCATGGACGTGTGCTTTTAAGCCAAGTCCTCCTGACAGCCATACCATTGGCTGCTTCTCACTATTTTCAATAGTTCCCCTTTTAGTTCCTTATTCACCTCACCAATCACTCTCGCTTTGACATAATGGTTAATGTAGTGTGCCGTTTATTGGACCAGCTCCAGCTCCCCTTTTGTCTGTCATTaatatttgttgtgaaattgtacAATATCTGTATATTACTATAGTGTACAATATAAGGAGgaaaaaatatgttttctttGATAAATGTACCTCAATCACGTGTTAATATCTCAGGTAATTTATTGCATATACAAtcaatatttataatgtgatgaATAATGAATGATATGACGTTTTTTATCTTGTGTTCGGTATCTGTATTCTCTACTTCAGAACAGGTCTAATCCTGTGATTAAATCACTAATGTCAGAGTTAGCCTCTTCTGTATTTTTGTAAGAAATTCACAAAATAACTATTGCTGTGGTGTATACGGTAGTAGAGTACTTGCTGTTCTTCATTACATCAATTGCAAATGAAAAGCATTCAGTTGAATGTCATCTGACATAATATTATCAGGAAGGGTAAGCACTTGTGCTAAACCATTTCTGACTGTGCCATAAAGCTCCGTGGACTGTACAGTGGGCCTAATCAAGGATGGTGAAAAATATAGACTTTTGTGTAAACGTCATGGACACTCCTGTGCTCCATGCATTTGTTCTGCGGTGCAAGGTGATACGTCATTATTTCGAGTGGGAGTTGAGGCTCTCGATCTCGTCAGTTCTTTATTCATTTGCGCAGGTTTTTCGACATTTGTTCAAGTACACTTTTGACAGGGATATCTACACATTGCTGAGTTAGCTACTGTACCTAAAATATCATTCTGAAATATCACTGTTGGTGGAGAACATGAGTGTTGAGGCGTACGGGCCGAGCTCGCAGACTCTCACGTTCCTGGACACCGAGGAAGCCGACTTGCTTGGAGCAGATACCCAGGGTTCGGAATATGAGTTCACAGATTTTACCCTACCGAGCCAGACTCAAACAGGCCAGACGCAGAGTCAGTTGGACAACCAGGTTCGTGGAGTAATTGTTGCTTGTTGTGGGGCAAACTAGCTCGCTAACAGCGTTCTTAATATggatctagctagctagttagttagcagaAGCTGCTAGGTTAGCATAGCTAGCTTTCGAGCTACATAGAAAACACATGCATCTGCCCCACAGGCCACGCAGCTGGCTAACGAATTAGCTTAGCCAGAATGTTTACATAATGATTTAGCATGCTAACATGAGTTAATATGCGTTCTGAGATGGACACCAGGAGTATTTGACGAGCAGTCTGTCGTTTTCTTGATAAGGTAGCCATGACT containing:
- the LOC110530136 gene encoding pyroglutamyl-peptidase 1, which produces MATKSTVIVTGFEPFGDHTINASWVAVQELERLGLAQNVDLHICEVPVEYQAVQSLLPSLWKQHQPQLVVHVGVSGIATTVTLEKCGRNHGYKRVDNCSFCPDSQCCMEGGPECIDSVIDMDLVCKRVNSSRLGVAVSVSKDAGRYLCDYTYYTSLYLGKGRSAFVHVPPLGKPYNAQDLGRALQAIVGEMLELVGQAEGDDHHRHHCSHQHHQHAH